Part of the Nitrospirota bacterium genome is shown below.
TTGGCATTCGCGATCGTTTGGGCTTCAACGCCCTGCGTGGCGTCGACGACAAGAAGAGCGCCTTCACAGGCCGCAAGGCTTCTGGAAACTTCATAGGTAAAATCTACATGGCCGGGGGTGTCGATTAAATTCAGAATATATTTTTCGTTGGAATCTGATTGGTAAACCAGCCTGACCGCATGAGCTTTAATCGTTATACCCCGTTCCCGCTCAAGATCCATGTCATCAAGAAACTGCTCCCGTTGCTCTCTTTTGGTCAAAGCACCGGTATATTCCAGAAGACGATCTGCCAGGGTTGACTTGCCATGGTCAATATGGGCGATAATGGAAAAATTTCGGATGTGGTTTTGGATTTCATTCATAAAACGCATGAATTATATTCGTAATTGCAAGGCTTGTCAAAATGATTATTGCTGGAGGGGTATTCCAGGCCGATGGCCATGGGGAAGCACCTTACTACTTGCCTGACCGGAAAATCGTCAAACTCTTCAGCCAAGCATTCAGATGCGAATGATAGATTCAGGTTTCGGTATAAAAATTCTCGGTTTGCTTTTCAGCGGAAGGATTGCTGATTTTTTGCACATAGTGCCTGGCCCAGCTCAAAAAAATAGAAGCGCTGTCTTTCATAGACTCAGACCCCTCAATCATCGGCCCTAGCTGTTCATCGCTGAATCCTTTTACGCGGAGCTCGTCGACTTTATGGTCATAAACTGATGTGAAATCCTGCAACGCTTTCAGCACGTTGGTTAATGACTTTTCGATTTCAGGATCCATTTCAATCATATATTTTACTCCGCATGTGGCCATTCCCTTAAGGAATCCCTTTTATAAGGTTATCGCATGACCATGGTAATCGCCATGTGTTTTGCATTATCACAAACGACCACGCAGAGCTCACACCCTTTGCATCGATTTTCGACAACATAGGCTTTCTTTTTGTTAGGGTCGAGTTTAATCGTATCGGCTTCCGGGCAATAAAGAATACAGAGCCGGCACCCCTTGTTGGCAATACATTTATCGTCATCAACCTGTGCAACAGCGTACATTCAGAAATTCTCCTTTTTCTTCGAAAATTAAACCAACATGGCTGATTGAGACTCCGCCCAGGCGGAACTTATTTCATACCCTTTCACAATTGTTTCGAGGTTTTTCTGGAGAAGCTGTTCTTTTTTAGCGAATTTTTTCTTAATGGCTTCGTCCAACGTCGCAGTTCCGCCCGAAGCGACGTATTTTTTTCCAAACCGGTCGGCAAGCGCCTTTTCCATCGATTCCATCTTGACGATTTTTGTGGCTCCCACCAGGGCGCCTAAC
Proteins encoded:
- a CDS encoding pyruvate ferredoxin oxidoreductase encodes the protein MYAVAQVDDDKCIANKGCRLCILYCPEADTIKLDPNKKKAYVVENRCKGCELCVVVCDNAKHMAITMVMR